From Streptomyces sp. TLI_105, the proteins below share one genomic window:
- a CDS encoding thiamine-phosphate kinase, with amino-acid sequence MKGTVGELGEFGLIRELTSRLTSTPAVRIGPGDDAAVVSAPDRRVVASTDILLEGRHFRRDWSTAYDVGRKAAAQNLADIAAMGAVPTALLLGLVVPAELPVTWPTELMDGLRDECQVAGAAVVGGDVVRGDTIMVSITALGDLRNHDPVTRGGAKAGDVVAYTGWLGWSAAGYAVLSRGFRSPRAFVEAHRRPEPPYHAGPAAAGLGATAMCDVSDGLIADLGHIAEASKVRIDLRSGLIDIPTQMNDIGQAVGVDPMQWVLTGGEDHAIVATFPPDVKLPARWKVIGEVLHPSALPQVTVDGAPWHSVGGWDHFGETE; translated from the coding sequence GTGAAGGGCACAGTCGGAGAGCTGGGAGAGTTCGGGCTCATCAGGGAGCTCACGTCCCGGCTCACCTCCACCCCGGCGGTACGGATCGGGCCCGGCGACGACGCCGCGGTCGTCTCCGCCCCCGACCGGCGCGTGGTGGCCAGCACGGACATCCTGCTCGAAGGACGTCACTTCCGCCGCGACTGGTCGACGGCCTACGACGTCGGCCGCAAGGCCGCCGCGCAGAACCTCGCCGACATCGCCGCCATGGGCGCGGTCCCCACCGCGCTCCTCCTCGGCCTCGTCGTCCCCGCCGAACTCCCTGTGACATGGCCCACGGAACTCATGGACGGGCTGCGCGACGAATGTCAGGTCGCGGGCGCGGCGGTGGTCGGCGGCGACGTCGTCCGCGGCGACACGATCATGGTCTCCATCACCGCGCTCGGCGACCTCCGCAACCACGACCCGGTCACCCGCGGCGGTGCCAAGGCCGGCGACGTCGTCGCCTACACCGGCTGGCTCGGCTGGTCCGCCGCCGGATACGCGGTCCTCTCCCGCGGCTTCCGCTCCCCGCGCGCCTTCGTCGAGGCCCACCGCCGGCCCGAACCGCCGTACCACGCGGGCCCGGCCGCCGCCGGGCTCGGCGCCACCGCCATGTGCGACGTCAGCGACGGCCTCATCGCCGACCTCGGGCACATCGCCGAGGCCAGCAAGGTCCGCATCGACCTGCGCTCGGGGCTCATCGACATCCCCACCCAGATGAACGACATCGGCCAGGCCGTCGGCGTCGACCCCATGCAGTGGGTGCTCACCGGGGGAGAGGACCACGCCATCGTGGCCACCTTCCCGCCGGACGTGAAGCTGCCCGCCCGCTGGAAGGTCATCGGTGAGGTCCTCCACCCCTCGGCGCTGCCGCAGGTCACCGTGGACGGCGCGCCCTGGCACAGCGTGGGCGGCTGGGACCACTTCGGAGAGACGGAGTGA
- a CDS encoding Lrp/AsnC family transcriptional regulator has protein sequence MVQAYILIQTEVGKASTVADTISKIPGVIQAEDVTGPYDVIVRAQADTVDELGRMVVAKVQQVDGITRTLTCPVVHL, from the coding sequence GTGGTTCAGGCGTACATCCTCATCCAGACCGAGGTGGGCAAGGCGTCGACCGTCGCCGACACCATCTCCAAGATCCCGGGGGTCATCCAGGCCGAAGACGTCACAGGACCGTACGACGTGATCGTGCGCGCGCAGGCGGACACCGTCGACGAGTTGGGCCGCATGGTGGTCGCCAAGGTCCAGCAAGTGGACGGCATCACGCGCACCCTCACCTGCCCGGTCGTTCATCTGTAG
- a CDS encoding DUF3515 domain-containing protein: protein MTSSHRPFGLPAAVAAAVLLSAAAGCSSPDAAASAVVPNPPAEEAALCQALAKELPETVAGLARSDPEPGSELTAGWGDGAIVLRCGVPRPEKMSDPKSQGVSANGVRWMLEQREGDGPRFTSVYRRTYVEVTLDERYAHDAGPLTDLAGPVERTVPCALEPECG, encoded by the coding sequence GTGACGTCTTCCCACCGGCCCTTCGGCCTGCCCGCCGCCGTCGCGGCCGCCGTCCTGTTGTCGGCCGCCGCCGGTTGTTCCTCACCGGACGCCGCGGCGTCCGCCGTGGTCCCGAACCCGCCGGCGGAGGAGGCCGCCCTCTGCCAGGCACTGGCGAAGGAGCTCCCCGAGACCGTGGCGGGCCTGGCGCGGAGTGACCCGGAGCCCGGCTCCGAGTTGACCGCCGGGTGGGGTGACGGTGCGATCGTACTGCGCTGCGGGGTCCCCCGGCCCGAAAAGATGAGCGACCCGAAGTCGCAGGGCGTCTCCGCGAACGGCGTGCGCTGGATGCTGGAGCAGCGCGAGGGCGACGGACCCCGTTTCACCTCGGTGTACCGCAGGACGTACGTCGAGGTGACGCTGGACGAGCGGTACGCGCACGACGCCGGTCCGCTCACGGATCTCGCGGGACCCGTGGAGCGGACCGTCCCGTGCGCCCTGGAGCCGGAGTGCGGGTGA
- a CDS encoding D-alanine--D-alanine ligase family protein, with protein MSENTQSPRKPRVAVVFGGRSSEHAISVVTAGAVLSAIDRDKYDVLPIGITTDGRWALTADAPERMAIADRALPNVADLAESEEGGVVLSVDPANREVVLTEPGAVPKALGEVDVVFPVLHGPYGEDGTLQGLLELSGVPYVGAGVLASAVGQDKEYMKRVFVSFGLPVGPYEVIRPREWEQSPAAARKKIVEFAAEHGWPLFVKPARGGSSMGITKVDDLSGLDEAIEEARRHDPKILVESLLRGREIECGVLEFEDGPRASVPAEIPPVTDHDFYDFEAKYIDSASGIVPAPIGDEATAEVQRLAVAAYEAVSCEGLVRADFFLTEDGDFVINEINTMPGFTPISMYPRMWQESGVSYPELVDRLIQAALTRSTGLR; from the coding sequence ATGAGCGAGAACACCCAGAGCCCCCGCAAGCCGCGCGTGGCCGTCGTCTTCGGCGGACGCAGCTCCGAGCACGCCATCTCCGTCGTCACGGCGGGCGCCGTCCTGAGCGCCATCGACCGGGACAAGTACGACGTGCTGCCCATCGGCATCACGACGGACGGGCGCTGGGCGCTCACCGCCGACGCCCCCGAGCGGATGGCCATCGCGGACCGCGCCCTGCCGAACGTGGCCGACCTGGCCGAGTCCGAGGAGGGCGGCGTCGTCCTCTCCGTGGACCCCGCCAACCGCGAGGTCGTCCTCACCGAGCCCGGCGCCGTGCCCAAGGCCCTCGGCGAGGTCGACGTGGTCTTCCCCGTGCTCCACGGCCCCTACGGCGAGGACGGCACCCTCCAGGGCCTCCTGGAGCTCTCCGGCGTCCCCTACGTCGGCGCGGGCGTCCTCGCCTCCGCCGTCGGCCAGGACAAGGAGTACATGAAGCGGGTCTTCGTCTCCTTCGGCCTCCCCGTCGGCCCGTACGAGGTCATCCGGCCGCGCGAGTGGGAGCAGAGCCCCGCCGCCGCCCGCAAGAAGATCGTCGAGTTCGCCGCCGAGCACGGCTGGCCGCTCTTCGTGAAGCCGGCCCGCGGCGGCTCCTCCATGGGCATCACCAAGGTCGACGACCTCTCCGGCCTGGACGAGGCCATCGAGGAGGCCCGCCGCCACGACCCCAAGATCCTCGTCGAGTCGCTGCTGCGCGGCCGCGAGATCGAGTGCGGCGTCCTGGAGTTCGAGGACGGCCCGCGCGCCAGCGTCCCGGCCGAGATCCCGCCGGTCACCGACCACGACTTCTACGACTTCGAGGCCAAGTACATCGACTCGGCCTCCGGCATCGTGCCCGCCCCCATCGGGGACGAGGCCACCGCCGAGGTCCAGCGCCTCGCCGTCGCCGCCTACGAGGCCGTGTCCTGCGAGGGCCTGGTCCGCGCCGACTTCTTCCTCACCGAGGACGGCGACTTCGTCATCAACGAGATCAACACCATGCCGGGCTTCACGCCCATCTCCATGTACCCGCGCATGTGGCAGGAGAGCGGCGTGAGCTACCCCGAGCTCGTCGACCGGCTCATCCAGGCCGCGCTGACCCGCTCCACGGGCCTGCGCTAG
- a CDS encoding NAD(P)H-dependent glycerol-3-phosphate dehydrogenase: protein MTRAAVFGNGSWGTAFAMVLADAGCEVSLWGRRAELAKEINTGRVNPDYLPGVELPQGITATADPAEAAADADFTVLVVPSQTLRGNLAAWRPVLAPDTVLVSLMKGVELGTAKRMSEVITEVADVPADRVAVLTGPNLAKEIAARQPAAAVVACSDETVAQRLQTACMTPYFRPYTNTDVVGCELGGAVKNVIGLAVGIANGMGLGDNSKATLITRGLAETTRLGLAMGADPLTFSGLAGLGDLVATCSSPLSRNNTFGTNLGRGMTLQETIAATKQTAEGVKSCESVLDLARRHGVDMPITETVVSIVHDGKPPVVALKELMSRSAKPERR, encoded by the coding sequence GTGACCAGGGCAGCCGTCTTCGGCAACGGATCCTGGGGCACCGCCTTCGCCATGGTGCTCGCCGACGCGGGCTGCGAGGTGAGCCTCTGGGGCCGCCGCGCCGAACTCGCCAAGGAGATCAACACCGGCCGGGTCAACCCCGACTACCTGCCGGGCGTCGAACTCCCGCAGGGCATCACGGCCACCGCGGACCCCGCCGAGGCCGCCGCGGACGCCGACTTCACCGTCCTCGTCGTCCCCTCCCAGACCCTGCGCGGCAACCTCGCCGCCTGGCGGCCGGTGCTCGCCCCCGACACCGTCCTCGTCTCCCTCATGAAGGGCGTCGAACTCGGCACCGCCAAGCGGATGAGCGAGGTGATCACCGAGGTCGCCGACGTGCCCGCCGACCGCGTGGCCGTCCTCACCGGGCCCAACCTGGCCAAGGAGATCGCCGCCCGGCAGCCCGCCGCCGCCGTCGTCGCCTGCTCCGACGAGACGGTCGCCCAGCGGCTCCAGACCGCCTGCATGACCCCGTACTTCCGCCCGTACACCAACACCGACGTGGTGGGCTGCGAACTCGGCGGCGCCGTCAAGAACGTCATCGGCCTCGCCGTCGGCATCGCCAACGGCATGGGACTCGGCGACAACTCCAAGGCCACGCTCATCACCCGCGGCCTCGCCGAGACCACCCGCCTCGGCCTCGCCATGGGCGCCGACCCGCTCACCTTCTCCGGCCTCGCGGGCCTCGGCGACCTCGTCGCCACCTGCTCCTCGCCGCTCTCCCGGAACAACACCTTCGGCACCAACCTCGGCCGGGGGATGACCCTCCAGGAGACCATCGCGGCCACCAAGCAGACCGCCGAGGGCGTCAAGTCCTGCGAGTCCGTGCTCGATCTGGCCCGCCGCCACGGCGTCGACATGCCCATCACCGAGACCGTCGTCTCGATCGTCCACGACGGCAAGCCGCCCGTCGTCGCCCTCAAGGAGCTCATGTCGCGCTCGGCCAAGCCCGAACGCCGCTGA
- a CDS encoding 1-acyl-sn-glycerol-3-phosphate acyltransferase yields the protein MPRRRIGFWYRLAAVIAKPPLVVLFKRDWRGMEHIPADGGFITAVNHNSYLDPLSYAHYQYNTGRVPRFLAKAGLFKGGFVATMLRNTGQIPVYRETTNALDAFRAAVDAIERGECVAFYPEGTLTRDPEMWPMAGKTGAARVALLTQVPVIPVAQWGANLAMPPYAKENKLRLFPRKTLIVQAGPPVDLSRFHGLEPTPDVLREATEVIMAAITALLEEVRGEKAPAEPYDHRKARLEQRRRAAGEGAK from the coding sequence GTGCCCCGCCGCAGAATCGGCTTCTGGTACCGCCTCGCGGCGGTCATCGCCAAACCCCCCCTGGTGGTTCTGTTCAAGCGGGACTGGCGCGGTATGGAGCACATTCCGGCCGACGGCGGTTTCATCACCGCGGTCAACCACAACTCCTACCTGGACCCGCTGTCCTACGCGCACTACCAGTACAACACCGGCCGGGTCCCGCGCTTCCTCGCCAAGGCCGGACTCTTCAAGGGCGGCTTCGTCGCCACGATGCTCCGCAACACCGGCCAGATCCCGGTCTACCGCGAGACGACCAACGCGCTCGACGCCTTCCGCGCCGCCGTCGACGCCATCGAGCGCGGCGAGTGCGTCGCCTTCTACCCGGAGGGCACCCTCACCCGCGACCCCGAGATGTGGCCCATGGCCGGCAAGACCGGCGCCGCCCGCGTCGCGCTGCTCACCCAGGTCCCCGTCATCCCGGTGGCCCAGTGGGGCGCCAACCTCGCGATGCCGCCGTACGCCAAGGAGAACAAGCTCCGCCTGTTCCCCCGCAAGACGCTGATCGTGCAGGCGGGACCGCCCGTCGACCTCTCCCGCTTCCACGGCCTGGAGCCCACGCCCGACGTCCTGCGCGAGGCCACCGAGGTCATCATGGCCGCCATCACCGCCCTCCTGGAGGAGGTCCGCGGCGAGAAGGCGCCCGCCGAGCCGTACGACCACCGCAAGGCCCGCCTGGAGCAGCGGCGCAGGGCCGCCGGGGAGGGCGCCAAGTGA
- the cofC gene encoding 2-phospho-L-lactate guanylyltransferase, protein MKTLPPMRTGADDGWSLVVPLKPLALAKSRLAATAGARLRPRLALAFAEDTVEAVLNCARVRDVAVVTDDPVAGAALAALGARIVPDSPAAGLNAALAHGARAVRSGRPHARVAALNADLPALRPAELTRVLDAAGNFTRAFLSDAAEIGTTFLSAAPGAELEPAFGGASRLRHLSSGAAEIRLAGVDSVRRDVDTGEDLAAALALGLGPRTAARWATAAG, encoded by the coding sequence ATGAAGACGCTGCCCCCGATGCGCACCGGCGCCGACGACGGCTGGTCCCTGGTCGTCCCCCTGAAGCCCCTCGCCCTGGCCAAGAGCAGGCTGGCGGCCACGGCGGGCGCGCGGCTGCGTCCCCGGCTCGCGCTGGCGTTCGCCGAGGACACCGTGGAGGCGGTGCTGAACTGCGCGCGCGTGCGCGATGTGGCGGTCGTCACGGACGATCCGGTGGCCGGCGCGGCGCTCGCGGCGCTGGGCGCGCGGATCGTGCCGGACTCCCCGGCGGCGGGGCTCAACGCGGCGCTGGCGCACGGGGCGCGGGCCGTGCGTTCCGGGCGGCCGCACGCGCGCGTGGCGGCGCTCAACGCGGACCTCCCGGCGCTGCGGCCCGCGGAGCTGACCCGGGTCCTGGACGCGGCCGGAAATTTTACGAGGGCATTTCTCTCGGATGCCGCCGAAATAGGTACGACATTCCTCTCGGCGGCGCCGGGGGCGGAATTGGAACCGGCATTCGGGGGCGCGTCGAGGCTGCGGCATTTGTCTTCGGGGGCGGCCGAAATCCGGCTCGCCGGGGTGGATTCCGTACGCCGGGACGTGGACACCGGGGAGGATCTGGCGGCGGCGCTGGCGCTGGGGCTCGGTCCGCGGACGGCCGCCCGGTGGGCGACGGCGGCCGGATAG
- a CDS encoding HU family DNA-binding protein has product MNKAQLVEAIADKMGGRQQAAEAVDHVLDAIVRAVVAGDRVSVTGFGSFEKVDRPARYARNPQTGERVRVKKTSVPRFRAGQGFKDLVSGSKKLPKGGEVSVKKAPKGSLTGGASATVKKAAAKKATTAKKAAAKKATPVKKATTAAVKKTTAAAKKTTAAAAKKATPAKKATTAATKKTTAAAKKTTTAATAKKATKATAKKTAPAAKKATATKAPAKKTTARKTTAKKTAAKK; this is encoded by the coding sequence GTGAACAAGGCGCAGCTCGTAGAAGCGATTGCCGACAAGATGGGCGGTCGTCAGCAGGCCGCCGAAGCCGTCGACCACGTGCTCGACGCCATCGTGCGCGCCGTGGTGGCCGGTGACCGGGTCTCGGTCACCGGTTTCGGCTCGTTCGAGAAGGTCGACCGGCCGGCCCGCTACGCCCGCAACCCGCAGACGGGTGAGCGCGTCCGGGTCAAGAAGACCTCCGTCCCGCGCTTCCGTGCAGGTCAGGGCTTCAAGGACCTGGTCAGCGGCTCGAAGAAGCTCCCCAAGGGCGGCGAGGTCTCCGTCAAGAAGGCCCCCAAGGGCAGCCTCACCGGTGGCGCCTCCGCGACCGTGAAGAAGGCCGCCGCCAAGAAGGCCACCACCGCCAAGAAGGCCGCCGCGAAGAAGGCGACCCCCGTGAAGAAGGCCACGACGGCCGCGGTGAAGAAGACCACCGCCGCCGCCAAGAAGACCACCGCGGCCGCCGCGAAGAAGGCGACCCCGGCGAAGAAGGCCACGACGGCCGCGACGAAGAAGACCACCGCCGCCGCCAAGAAGACCACCACGGCCGCCACCGCGAAGAAGGCGACCAAGGCCACCGCCAAGAAGACCGCGCCGGCCGCGAAGAAGGCCACGGCGACGAAGGCGCCCGCCAAGAAGACGACGGCGCGCAAGACGACCGCCAAGAAGACCGCCGCCAAGAAGTAG
- the leuD gene encoding 3-isopropylmalate dehydratase small subunit — translation MEAFTTHTGRAVPLRRSNVDTDQIIPAHWLKKVTRDGFEDGLFEAWRKDSEFVLNRPERQGATVLVAGPDFGTGSSREHAVWALQNYGFQAVISSRFADIFRGNSLKNGLLTVVLPQETVDALWELTEADPTAEITVDLETRKVLAAGIEADFELDENARWRLLNGLDDISLTLQNEADIAAYEAARPAFKPRTITF, via the coding sequence ATGGAAGCTTTCACCACGCACACCGGCCGGGCCGTCCCGCTGCGTCGCAGCAACGTCGACACCGACCAGATCATCCCGGCGCACTGGCTGAAGAAGGTCACCCGCGACGGCTTCGAGGACGGTCTCTTCGAGGCCTGGCGCAAGGACTCCGAGTTCGTCCTCAACCGCCCCGAGCGGCAGGGCGCCACGGTCCTGGTCGCCGGCCCCGACTTCGGCACCGGCTCCTCCCGCGAGCACGCCGTCTGGGCGCTCCAGAACTACGGCTTCCAGGCGGTCATCTCCTCCCGCTTCGCCGACATCTTCCGCGGCAACTCGCTGAAGAACGGCCTGCTCACCGTCGTCCTCCCGCAGGAGACGGTGGACGCCCTCTGGGAGCTGACCGAGGCCGACCCGACCGCCGAGATCACCGTCGACCTGGAGACCCGCAAGGTTCTGGCCGCCGGGATCGAGGCCGACTTCGAGCTCGACGAGAACGCCCGCTGGCGACTGCTCAACGGTCTCGACGACATCAGCCTCACCCTTCAGAACGAAGCGGACATCGCTGCCTACGAGGCCGCTCGACCGGCCTTCAAGCCCCGTACAATTACGTTCTGA